In Perca fluviatilis chromosome 14, GENO_Pfluv_1.0, whole genome shotgun sequence, a genomic segment contains:
- the LOC120572220 gene encoding lysophosphatidic acid receptor 6 has protein sequence MPTNASVVCNITTNASVACNSSRQPDVFHVCMYSFIFILGLVFNVLALVFFCCQTKSRSQTIVYMTNLALADVLLTLTLPMRIYYHLGYCGLPDLLCEVLGLVLKANMYGSIFLLTCMCFDRCMAVSFPMSSRVQAGRKKAPLVCLGIWMLTFGASLPIYIKQTNVIHDEYCFDRFPVLATKPVVVVPTLFVGFGIPLVIMLICSWGLVRAVRRSSVAQTNLVDSRKIQRMIAASLFIFLLSFLPYHATLGLLSVYGENTPSPMKAAYRYSLMLACLNSVLDPIAYYFTTDTFRRNIDIGAVWRMFPLNSQSSDVNNRSNMHNS, from the coding sequence ATGCCCACCAACGCCTCCGTTGTCTGCAACATCACCACCAACGCCTCCGTTGCCTGCAACAGCAGCAGACAACCTGACGTCTTCCATGTGTGCATGTActcctttattttcattctgGGTCTCGTTTTTAATGTCCTGGCACTGGTCTTTTTCTGCTGTCAAACCAAATCCAGATCGCAAACCATTGTCTACATGACTAACCTGGCCTTAGCAGATGTGCTGCTCACCCTCACACTGCCCATGAGGATCTATTACCATCTAGGCTATTGTGGCCTTCCTGACCTGCTGTGTGAAGTCCTTGGTTTGGTCCTGAAGGCCAACATGTATGGGAGCATCTTCCTTCTCACGTGCATGTGCTTTGACCGTTGCATGGCCGTCTCCTTCCCTATGTCATCTCGTGTCCAGGCAGGGAGAAAGAAAGCGCCGCTGGTTTGCCTTGGAATATGGATGCTCACCTTCGGGGCCAGCTTGCCCATCTACATTAAGCAAACAAACGTGATCCATGATGAGTATTGTTTTGACAGATTTCCGGTCTTAGCCACAAAGCCAGTGGTGGTTGTACCCACTCTGTTTGTGGGGTTTGGGATCCCGCTAGTAATCATGCTGATCTGTTCCTGGGGTTTGGTCCGTGCTGTCCGACGAAGCTCAGTGGCCCAGACCAACCTGGTGGACAGCAGAAAGATCCAGAGGATGATTGCCGCCAGCCTCTTCATTTTCCTACTCAGCTTCCTCCCTTACCACGCCACCCTGGGTCTACTCTCTGTGTATGGAGAAAATACACCATCCCCAATGAAGGCTGCATACCGCTACAGCCTAATGTTGGCATGTCTCAACTCAGTACTAGATCCTATTGCGTACTACTTCACCACGGACACCTTCAGGAGGAACATAGACATAGGTGCTGTTTGGAGGATGTTTCCTTTGAATAGTCAAAGTTCTGATGTGAACAACAGGAGCAATATGCATAACAGCTAA